The Paramisgurnus dabryanus chromosome 24, PD_genome_1.1, whole genome shotgun sequence genome contains the following window.
ATTTATGTCCAAGTTTAAGCTCAAATGATATAATGATCATAAGGGAACCATttacaataaaatgtatataacatGTTAggctatttaatttttttgatacatttaaaaaagaagtaTTTAAAATCTCTAAGTAGCtgatatttattaatttactaATTTAATAAACTGCTTCataaagcattttaaaattatagtatgctgtgaataaaataatataaacctaagatttctgaaaaaattgaaaatttgatgatttttacatctttTATTCCAAAaacttacaatgcattcaaGGTATAGCCTAGCATATTTTATCAGTAAGTGTGCTTCCTGAGAATCAAACCCGTTTCCTTTGCCCTGCTAACACATTgttctaccaattgagctaacGCTAGGGTATATAGTAAGTGTGGTTTCTATCAGAGGTGTTTAGGCTTCATCACTTTACGcattttggcagatgctttgAAGCTTCTATCAGCATGTTGCAAGGCAAAAAcatagtatgtgtgttccctgctTAAACCCATGACCAtctgcgctgctaatgcaatgctctaccactgagctatacagagAGTAACTGTTCCCTTTACGTAGGGGTAGGCCTTCCACCACAGACAAACAAGAATGTCATAGAAATTACTTTGACATGCAAACTTCAAACTAAAAGGCCTCCTCCACTCAAACCAGAGGCCTTCTTGCTGGGAGACAACATTGCTATCCCCTGTTAGGAAAACATGTGCAGATATCAATCTGCCAAAATGGGCTTTTATAATACCAGGCATGTTTTTATATCACCAAAATAAAAGCACAGACTTTTAGGTAAATTAAAAGAAGAATACCAGGAACACTCCACCATCCTCATATAGACTAATGATACTCAGTATTAGTGATTTACTCTTGTCCCAACATGGCCACTCTTATAACAATGTGATTGATATGTGGTCGTTGGCCCTGAAGACGCCTCGGATCATCAGTCGAACCTGTCACAGACCTTTTTCAGATATGGCTGTCTGGCAACACGTACAACGTCATACTTTGATTTACAGCGATGACACATCTTCACGTCTCCACACCTGATTATAAGTGACCCTTCTGATGGACCTTCAGCATTAAGCTGTTCGGTCAGGTACCAGCGAATAGATCGTGTCCAGTTCCTTTGTGCCATGGACGTAGTACCATCAGGAAGTTTCTTTCCACGACTCCTTGCTTTAATTTTTCTGATAAGTGTCCTCGAAGTTCAGACACGAAGTCTTGCAAGTCCAGGTGAGTAAATGTCTTTTTGCAGAAATAGGCATACAGAAAGTGATACAAGAAGATTGTTGTAACTTGATAAAGTTCTTATTGAGTATTGAAAGCGCAATTTTAGCAAGTAATATTAAATTGGATCTCTTTGATTTAATGTAAATATGCACATATAAATGATATTTTAGTGTTGCTCCTGTTTGGGGTTAATTTGAGTCCATTATATAAATAgtgtaatatataataaatataaacaacatACATGTGTATCTCCAAATATGTTACCATGTGAAAATATATTGCATTTTGTTACATAGGCTCTCTGAGATGTAATATAATGTATAAAGGGTGTTTGAAGCATAACATGATACATCTCATTATACATGTTTTTGAGCTAACCGAAAAGGTCTTTTGACATTGGCTGTGTTATACATTTCCAATCTGTTTTTAACAGTGAACCAGGTTTACCAATTAAAGGATGATTCAGATGTCCAGAGCAAGATCCTAGCGTATTTATTACGCAAAAACATTCCTCCTGCCAAAGGAGAGGATGTAATGGGTAATGTCACTTAATAACAAGCATCTAGAATCATGTACAACTATACAACCTTACTCACATGTTTTTGATACATCACAGGACTGGAGTTGGCCAGCAAAATCGCAGAGCTACATGAGGTATGTTTATTTTTGGTCACGTGCAGAGGATTAAGtttaatatcattaaataaAACAAGACCATTGTTAGTTTGGTGCCAACCTTCACTTTAATAAATCTGTTTCAGATTGCAGCCTTACAAGAACAGTTTAATCTAGAAAGGCAGCTGATGTCTAATGCAATAGAAACAGAGAGATCGATACCTAAAAAAAGAAATGACGGTGAGTTAATATGTGGTAATACCTGATAATACTGGCCGTGAACCAGTTGTGCTTAACAGGGGTGtagcaaatatttttatttatgcagaATGTTTCGTCACCTATGTTACTTAATATTCTAGAGTCAAGCGAATAAGGTTTATAATACCCCATACGTCAGATCCCTATGCCTCTACAAGAGTGACACAATGTATGACATCATTTATATTTCATAACAAATACACCTCAAATCACTTTTGTTAGTGGGTTGCATTTTTAGTTCAGATTTACAGTGTTTGCCAGTAACATGACAAAAAACTTTGTAATTAAATTTGTTTCTAATTTATTTGTAGCTTGTTTCTGGAAATACTGTGTTTGAGAATGAAGATAAAGGACTGTGATCATCTGCTTCCCCAAGATGTTCCCTAAGAGCAGAACATTTTTGATATGAAATTATATGTGTCATGATAATTATGATGTAGTcataatgtatttatgtatCTATTACATATATCTGTACTGCTATGAAAGTAatgtattttatgtaaatgttatattaataaaacattaacagaAAAATTGTTGACTTTGCTCTTTAATGTCATTGTGCAATATATTACCCAACATAATCATGTAATGATGCATGATTTTACTACATTTAGTATCAAATAAATGTATGAAGCCAAAGGTTATTATTTCCACctgaaatatacaaaaatggctTTACTAAGACCTCCTGTCTCCCTCTAGTGGTTAGACACtgttttacattacattatttcaaacatgcaacattgtgcttaaaggaaaagttcattgtcattatttattcaccctcaagttgttacaaacctgtatacatttctttgtccAGCTGAccataaaggaagatatttgtagtCATGAAGGAAGCAGAAGCACTGACTTTAATAGtacaaaagaaaaatactatgTAAGTGTAAGTCAATTTGCTCAAAAACAGTTTGTATACaggtatacaggtttgtaacaacttgagggaaagtaaataatgacagaacttttatttttggataaactatttctttaaggaCATGCAGATGCATTAGAAGCCAGACTATAATAAGTGAAAAGATGGATTAACCtaaaatattactttaattGTTCACACTTAAaattaagttatttcaacttaaaatttaacTTTAGGTGAAAAGTTGAATTctattttaagtgttaccaatttaagtaatattttaagttgatccgactttttacttttttcaatgcatatAGAAACTGCCACAGTCTAAATTTGGGTGATTTTAATAGTAATAGATTATAAATATCCAACAGACACAAATACAAATGACTATATTTCGATGTAAATTAGTTTTTGGGTCACATTTATTTCTACAGCACTTTTCACAGATAGtagcaaagcagctttacagtgAATACAAAGTAGAACAggcaaatttataaaaaaatatattttatataaaatatatattttttaaataaatcttagataaaaatatatatttttcattttgttattttttattttattttattttattttattttatttattatatcgcccacacagaccacaaacaattccaaaaataaaaaacttctgtgttaatttaacccaacagccgGGTTCATCACTTTTTTAACCAAGATAATTAAGAGCCTAGATAAAAAGTTCATCAAGGCGGATACAGGCATCCATGTGGCCAACACTGCAGACTGAGATAAGTATTGAGGAAGAGCACAACACTACACTATGGTTATTAAAAGTACAACTCATCCATTTCAGCAAGACAGTCTTCAGGCTATAAAAGGTAAGTTCAACatatttcattggtatttatggtcacaaaaatgcattttcctTTTTATCAAACAGAgtattgttttgtgtttttctttatttcaaacaTAAGAGAATTAGGGGTTATTTATATCATGCACATCAAAATAATTCTATATTTATGATTATTTTCCGCTTACAAATGAAAACTGATCCTTAACAGTGAGTAATTTGGTCAAAACTGTATATTTACATGTAACTATATTCCCTCCCCAGTTTGACAGCATGTGGTTCACAATTCTTCTGCTTCAGCTTTTGCCTCCGTTCACCCTCAGCTTACGCTGTCCCAGCAGTTGCGTATGTGACATTAAGGGTTCGGCAAAATGCACAGGGGACATCACCGACATACCATCACTCGATCGCGCCATCACCTTCCGACTCCTCCTTAATGACACCCGCATACAAGTTCTCCAAGAACGAAGCTTTCAGCCCTTTGACCTTCTCCTGCGTTTGAGGATTACCCAAGGCTCTCTCCACACCATCCACCCAGAAGCCTTTTGTGGAGCTCCGCAGCTTCGCTCCATCAAACTGTCATCAAACGCTCTGTCTGTCTTCCCACCTAAAGTGTTTGCCGAGCTGAGCAACCTGCAGCAACTGCATTTAGATGATAATCAGATAGTATTCATAAATTCAGGAATGTTTGAGGGACTGCTTAACCTAACCGAGCTGGATGTCAGCAAAAACCACATTTCTCAGTTGGACGCCAACATTTTTCAGAGCTTGACCAAGCTGAGCTTTCTAAACCTGGCAGGGAACCGACTGAGGAACCTCCCACAAACCGTCTTCCACAACCTTAGGCAACTTAAGACCCTGGTGCTTTACTCCAACCAGCTAGAGACTCTTGAAAGAGGTTTATTCGATGACCTAAGCAACCTGTTGGATCTCCTGCTACATAAGAACCAGATTCGAGAAATACCTCCACAACTTTTCTGGCACATGCCTTCCCTGCAAACCCTTTCGATGTCAAGCAACCAACTCCAACTTCTTCCACCCAGGAGTTTTTACAATTTGCCCAACCTGACCAAACTCACCCTGTACAAAAACCCCTTGATATCACTACCCATTGAGCTGGTGGGTCAGATGCCAAGGCTCCAAGAACTTTACCTTTATGAAACAAATCTAGTCACCGTCCCGGGGAACCTCTTTGCTAACATGACTGGCTTAAAATTGCTCCACTTACACTTTAACGAAAATCTTACCACACTGCCCAATGACCTGTTTTGTTGCCTGCCCAAGCTGAACAAGCTCTCCATGAGACACAACAAGCTTATGGAGCTGCACCCTGATATCTTCTCAGCTTTAGGTAACCTTCAAATATTAATGCTTCATGAAAACAAGCTCCAGTCTCTTCCGGCACAAATCTTCCAACATAACCCACGTTTACGTTCGCTTGACCTAAACAACAATGATTTGAGATATCTACCTGGAGATGTCTTTGTACACGCTAGTGCACTAAGTTCACTCTCC
Protein-coding sequences here:
- the LOC135729470 gene encoding uncharacterized protein, encoding MWFTILLLQLLPPFTLSLRCPSSCVCDIKGSAKCTGDITDIPSLDRAITFRLLLNDTRIQVLQERSFQPFDLLLRLRITQGSLHTIHPEAFCGAPQLRSIKLSSNALSVFPPKVFAELSNLQQLHLDDNQIVFINSGMFEGLLNLTELDVSKNHISQLDANIFQSLTKLSFLNLAGNRLRNLPQTVFHNLRQLKTLVLYSNQLETLERGLFDDLSNLLDLLLHKNQIREIPPQLFWHMPSLQTLSMSSNQLQLLPPRSFYNLPNLTKLTLYKNPLISLPIELVGQMPRLQELYLYETNLVTVPGNLFANMTGLKLLHLHFNENLTTLPNDLFCCLPKLNKLSMRHNKLMELHPDIFSALGNLQILMLHENKLQSLPAQIFQHNPRLRSLDLNNNDLRYLPGDVFVHASALSSLSLSGNQWICNCSIIGIAEWIHENAKIVNDLEKGVACQEPYQLRDHPLQTLTYEDLQCGQSVFPTSYMISTTTATLQTEVNLTSPYQPTTDISTTTTSTSPVTTSNQPFTSTFTVTSLLSPTNEEVNIGYVYKNDPGFYDTIVLDNGPDIVHNNYYNGWVYLWTVPSTGLYNGFMMAFYIGLLTVGVILIVAGLYAFYRLNKVMWILGEAGIEGQQRIMAQRYK
- the uts2d gene encoding urotensin 2 domain containing, whose translation is MDVVPSGSFFPRLLALIFLISVLEVQTRSLASPVNQVYQLKDDSDVQSKILAYLLRKNIPPAKGEDVMGLELASKIAELHEIAALQEQFNLERQLMSNAIETERSIPKKRNDACFWKYCV